A part of Astyanax mexicanus isolate ESR-SI-001 chromosome 2, AstMex3_surface, whole genome shotgun sequence genomic DNA contains:
- the LOC111193006 gene encoding tetraspanin-7-like, which produces MRDREWAADKSRAGTMSCALAKASYDSLPARLSPHRAKDQHVSRRLSSPRGLGAPASPVLARRLSALPGSYLLPAFQEANNLRQHQQRQHLSLSLGSEASLAPPVHQAGAGPPCCRAVGVVPLLRLALLIFSCLFWAAGLAIFTLGIWAQASLADYMLLSSNRYPNAPRILLATGAAVTTWGFLGCLGVAANLPSVLRAYGFFQLATLMGGLAAGLSGLFYREDIAGGFRSGLQKAVLAYGEDDGVANALDGLQRALKCCGAEGWRDWLSSDWATQDALSSAVDLGNNTYSVSVPDSCCIRRKGCQNRPLPEGGSGSIEAVGIHVHGCFRKVFSLVNDNVFHIAASVLGLAFTQVAGIALACLLANRLSSQPRRQVR; this is translated from the coding sequence atgagagatagagagtggGCGGCGGATAAAAGCAGAGCCGGCACCATGAGCTGTGCACTTGCGAAAGCATCTTACGACTCTTTGCCTGCCCGGCTAAGCCCCCATCGCGCAAAAGATCAGCACGTTTCGCGAAGACTTTCATCTCCACGGGGCTTGGGAGCCCCTGCTTCACCTGTTTTGGCTCGTCGACTCTCGGCTTTGCCAGGGTCCTACCTGCTCCCTGCTTTCCAGGAGGCCAACAACCTTCGGCAGCATCAGCAGCGTCAGCATCTCTCCTTGTCGCTGGGTTCCGAAGCCTCGCTGGCGCCCCCTGTGCATCAGGCGGGAGCTGGCCCACCATGCTGCCGGGCGGTGGGTGTGGTGCCTCTCCTTCGCCTGGCACTGCTCATCTTCAGCTGCTTATTTTGGGCAGCAGGGTTGGCCATCTTTACTTTGGGCATCTGGGCACAGGCCTCTCTGGCTGACTACATGCTCCTCTCTTCTAATCGCTATCCCAATGCCCCACGAATACTGCTTGCCACGGGAGCTGCTGTCACAACCTGGGGTTTCCTGGGGTGCCTGGGTGTGGCGGCCAACCTGCCCAGTGTTCTTCGTGCCTATGGCTTCTTTCAGCTGGCCACATTAATGGGGGGATTGGCTGCTGGCCTGTCAGGGCTCTTCTACAGGGAAGACATTGCTGGAGGTTTCCGGAGCGGCCTGCAGAAGGCGGTGCTTGCTTATGGAGAAGATGATGGCGTTGCAAATGCTCTGGATGGCCTTCAGAGGGCGCTAAAGTGTTGTGGGGCAGAGGGCTGGCGTGACTGGCTCTCTTCTGATTGGGCAACTCAGGATGCCCTTTCATCAGCAGTTGATTTGGGCAACAACACATATTCTGTTTCGGTGCCAGACAGCTGCTGCATACGGCGCAAGGGCTGCCAGAACAGACCCCTGCCAGAAGGGGGCAGTGGATCCATCGAAGCTGTGGGCATTCACGTGCACGGTTGCTTCAGAAAAGTCTTCAGTCTTGTCAACGATAATGTCTTTCACATCGCCGCATCTGTGCTGGGGCTTGCCTTTACCCAAGTGGCAGGTATTGCATTAGCATGTCTGCTTGCTAACCGACTGTCTTCTCAACCTCGTAGACAGGTTCGCTAA